From a region of the Dyella jiangningensis genome:
- a CDS encoding LTA synthase family protein: MTWLYRLGVVVAALMTLSISSWAMDRLSLNVEIDSYLFSYGFWVSSIPVSLLLISLIALTGRACVSLLVSLAFLAALYAINTQKTVHLASTLNVFDFYLLKGIDWSSVSLFAHYINWTWILLACVALVLAVGLLLRLEKPVLPRNLLLRICMLACAIGVADQVLVGDTGRHIYDADRLRVSSPSPFLTQFHAGLIGSLFYAGNDMNAALNEPIDRQAVKGLLARLDIHDRFVPDAREGQQPDVVVIQSESFFDPGILNQVSDTHQLLPTLHRAFEHGVGGSMTVPTFGGGTLRTEFEVLTGIPLAAYPHVQFPYLQISRLTIPGLARDFEQAGYETVAVHGNGGEFWNRRHTFKSLGFSKFITAKTFGPQSYKDGLYLSDHSMTDEIIGQLERGGRPQFVFAISIEAHGPYRGVQVKDEALRSSIPAPAGVSATACEEFSHYGYHIAAADREFGRLWDYLEHRRRPYILVFYGDHLPGLEVVYQETTFRNGKPAEMQQVPWVVVGSGLDGANRQEIYAWMLPHEILKLAQVNGSEYLDVAFAAGRLALSGGDDADGHLLDDLYSAARLNLSGEFEDADGAHSNAP; encoded by the coding sequence ATGACCTGGCTATATCGCCTGGGGGTAGTCGTGGCCGCCCTTATGACATTGTCAATTAGTTCGTGGGCGATGGACCGTCTGTCGCTGAATGTCGAGATCGACAGTTATCTGTTTTCGTACGGCTTCTGGGTCAGCTCCATCCCCGTTTCATTGCTGCTGATCAGCCTGATCGCGCTTACGGGGCGTGCATGCGTGTCCCTGTTGGTTTCGCTGGCGTTCCTCGCCGCACTGTATGCGATCAATACGCAAAAGACCGTTCATCTCGCTTCAACCTTGAACGTCTTTGATTTTTATCTGTTGAAAGGCATCGACTGGAGTTCGGTGAGCCTGTTCGCTCACTACATAAACTGGACTTGGATATTGCTGGCATGCGTCGCGCTCGTGCTTGCTGTCGGGTTGCTTTTGCGCCTGGAGAAGCCCGTTCTGCCCCGGAATCTGCTATTGCGCATCTGCATGCTTGCATGTGCCATTGGCGTGGCCGATCAGGTGCTTGTCGGAGATACCGGTCGGCATATTTATGACGCTGATCGGTTGCGTGTGTCATCGCCTTCGCCGTTTCTTACTCAGTTTCACGCGGGCCTGATAGGCAGCCTGTTTTACGCCGGTAACGATATGAATGCCGCGCTGAATGAGCCCATTGACCGGCAGGCGGTCAAAGGTCTCCTGGCTCGCCTGGATATCCATGACAGGTTTGTTCCGGACGCACGTGAGGGGCAGCAGCCGGACGTTGTTGTCATCCAGAGCGAATCATTCTTCGATCCGGGCATCCTGAATCAGGTGTCCGATACGCATCAGCTCCTGCCGACGCTGCATCGGGCATTCGAACATGGTGTAGGCGGGTCCATGACGGTGCCCACGTTTGGAGGTGGCACGTTGCGAACCGAGTTTGAAGTGCTCACGGGCATTCCTCTGGCTGCGTATCCGCACGTCCAGTTTCCTTACCTGCAGATTTCGCGTTTAACCATTCCCGGTCTCGCGCGTGATTTTGAACAGGCAGGCTACGAGACCGTCGCCGTACATGGCAACGGCGGCGAATTTTGGAATCGTCGGCATACGTTCAAGTCGTTGGGATTTTCAAAATTCATAACGGCAAAGACGTTTGGGCCGCAATCGTACAAGGATGGCCTGTACCTGTCTGATCATTCGATGACGGACGAGATCATAGGTCAGCTGGAAAGGGGCGGGCGGCCGCAATTCGTATTCGCGATCAGCATTGAGGCGCACGGCCCGTACAGGGGAGTGCAGGTCAAGGATGAAGCCCTCCGTAGCAGCATTCCAGCTCCCGCGGGGGTATCAGCTACGGCTTGCGAAGAATTCTCGCACTACGGTTACCACATAGCGGCTGCAGATCGGGAATTCGGGCGGCTCTGGGACTACCTCGAGCACAGGAGGCGACCGTATATCCTCGTTTTCTATGGAGATCATCTGCCAGGTCTGGAGGTGGTCTACCAGGAGACGACCTTCCGCAATGGCAAGCCGGCAGAGATGCAGCAAGTTCCATGGGTCGTGGTTGGCAGCGGACTCGATGGTGCCAATAGGCAAGAGATCTACGCCTGGATGCTTCCGCACGAAATATTGAAGCTTGCGCAGGTAAATGGTTCGGAATACCTCGATGTGGCCTTTGCCGCCGGCCGCCTCGCTCTTTCGGGTGGGGACGACGCCGATGGACACCTGCTTGACGATCTCTATTCGGCTGCGCGATTGAATCTGAGCGGTGAATTTGAAGACGCAGACGGGGCCCACAGCAATGCGCCTTAA
- a CDS encoding OmpA family protein, which produces MARHTTYVVRAFAGAMIVALCGCSDFVKKTDYDAALTELRGNDQKQQQEIDSIKQEMQQKFAQYDSQITAMQGRISVNTIAHFDTNQSTIRDDDKKQLDDFAKIIKDHHSNAVITAEGFADPSGSAAHNRRLAQKRADAVRDYLIQTGGLNAEQVRAVGYGEVKNRQVVKGAHGDEGQPNRRVTLVTDFTGST; this is translated from the coding sequence ATGGCACGCCATACCACCTACGTCGTTCGTGCATTCGCGGGTGCAATGATCGTCGCGCTCTGCGGCTGTTCCGACTTCGTCAAGAAGACCGACTACGACGCCGCCCTCACCGAGTTGCGCGGCAACGATCAGAAGCAGCAGCAGGAGATCGACTCGATCAAGCAGGAGATGCAGCAGAAGTTCGCGCAATACGACTCGCAGATCACGGCCATGCAGGGCCGCATCAGCGTGAATACGATCGCGCATTTCGATACCAATCAGTCGACCATCCGCGATGACGACAAGAAGCAGCTCGATGACTTCGCCAAGATCATCAAGGACCATCACTCCAACGCGGTCATCACCGCCGAAGGCTTCGCCGATCCTTCCGGCAGCGCAGCCCACAACCGCCGCCTGGCGCAGAAGCGCGCCGACGCCGTGCGCGATTACCTGATCCAGACCGGCGGCCTCAACGCCGAACAGGTCCGCGCCGTCGGCTACGGCGAAGTGAAGAACCGCCAGGTCGTGAAGGGCGCCCACGGCGACGAAGGCCAACCGAACCGCCGCGTGACCCTGGTGACGGATTTCACGGGTAGCACCTGA
- a CDS encoding methyl-accepting chemotaxis protein — protein sequence MRFTVRLKIIAAMGIALAIAAVVGLVGLYGVRATYRLVDDMYRTNVLAIVAVTDVRAAIIDDRLALNRSIIDPSQRGLAKKIAADKERLDAAWRRYYPGMVSTAAERRVAEQFEAVRKETLPLMDHEVALLDAGKTDEGRALHVSKVSQGMTGETAAIDQLISINEKQAGGSAADAATHFARTWRLSLAILALGVLVLLVVAAALIRTVTRPLNQARMLAGAIQQGRLNNATIVTGNDEFSDTLHSLDAMDRQLTAIVTQVRDVAEQVNSAARDLSQGNDDLSQRTQEQASSLEETAASMEELAATVKQNAEGAGQAREMALRMRRRAEEGRDIAGSAVGAMQAITQASKEVGEIVGMIDEIAFQTNLLALNAAVEAARAGEQGRGFAVVATEVRNLAQRSSAAARSIKSLIQDTTLKVSEGAGLVERTGQALNDIAGEVREVSTIIEVIAAASEEQSAGIGQVNNAVTTLDEVTQQNAALVEEASAASRNTLDLSQALIKQVAYFAVQGEAEAATKTAATTVVAHAAPSKPSGTATFQARPARPSATAELVTAGDHWKEF from the coding sequence ATGCGCTTTACCGTTCGTCTGAAAATCATCGCGGCCATGGGCATCGCCCTGGCCATCGCTGCTGTCGTGGGTCTGGTCGGCCTGTACGGAGTCCGCGCGACGTACCGGCTCGTCGACGACATGTATCGCACCAACGTGCTGGCCATCGTGGCGGTCACCGACGTGCGCGCCGCCATCATCGATGACCGCCTGGCATTGAACCGCTCGATCATCGATCCCAGCCAGCGAGGTTTGGCGAAGAAGATCGCGGCCGACAAGGAACGACTGGACGCTGCGTGGCGCCGCTACTATCCGGGCATGGTGTCCACGGCGGCCGAACGCCGCGTGGCGGAACAGTTCGAGGCGGTGCGCAAGGAAACGCTGCCCTTGATGGACCATGAGGTCGCGCTGCTGGACGCGGGCAAGACCGACGAGGGGCGCGCGCTCCACGTGAGCAAAGTGTCCCAGGGCATGACCGGCGAGACCGCTGCGATCGACCAGCTCATCAGCATCAACGAAAAGCAGGCCGGGGGTTCGGCGGCCGATGCGGCGACGCACTTTGCGCGTACCTGGCGGCTTTCGCTGGCCATCCTCGCGCTGGGCGTACTGGTGCTGCTGGTCGTCGCTGCGGCCCTCATCCGCACCGTGACGCGGCCACTGAACCAGGCGCGTATGCTTGCGGGTGCCATCCAGCAGGGTAGGCTCAACAACGCCACCATCGTCACCGGCAACGACGAATTCAGCGACACGTTGCATTCGCTGGACGCCATGGATCGCCAGCTCACCGCCATCGTCACCCAGGTGCGCGACGTGGCCGAGCAGGTGAACAGTGCCGCGCGCGACCTTTCCCAGGGCAACGACGACCTGTCCCAGCGAACGCAGGAGCAGGCCAGCTCGCTGGAGGAAACCGCCGCATCGATGGAAGAACTCGCCGCCACCGTGAAGCAGAATGCCGAAGGCGCCGGTCAGGCACGCGAGATGGCGCTGCGCATGCGTCGACGCGCGGAAGAGGGCCGCGACATCGCAGGTTCCGCTGTCGGCGCGATGCAGGCGATTACCCAGGCAAGCAAGGAAGTGGGCGAAATCGTCGGCATGATCGACGAGATCGCCTTCCAGACCAACCTGCTCGCCCTGAACGCGGCGGTCGAAGCCGCGCGCGCAGGCGAACAGGGTCGCGGCTTCGCGGTGGTGGCCACCGAGGTGCGCAACCTCGCACAGCGCAGCAGCGCAGCCGCCAGGAGCATCAAGTCGCTGATCCAGGACACGACGCTCAAGGTGTCCGAAGGTGCCGGGCTGGTGGAGCGCACCGGGCAGGCGCTCAACGACATCGCCGGCGAAGTGCGCGAAGTCAGCACGATCATCGAAGTGATCGCCGCGGCTTCGGAAGAACAATCCGCCGGCATCGGCCAGGTCAACAACGCGGTGACGACGCTGGACGAAGTCACGCAGCAGAATGCTGCGCTCGTGGAAGAGGCCAGTGCGGCCAGCCGGAACACGCTGGATCTGTCCCAGGCGTTGATCAAGCAGGTCGCCTATTTCGCGGTGCAAGGCGAAGCAGAGGCAGCGACGAAGACGGCCGCAACCACCGTGGTCGCCCACGCAGCGCCGTCGAAGCCCTCCGGCACGGCGACGTTCCAGGCTCGCCCGGCGCGACCGTCGGCCACGGCCGAACTGGTCACCGCCGGCGATCACTGGAAGGAATTCTGA
- a CDS encoding GFA family protein, whose translation MTQRVATCSCRQLMLRTTEEPLRVSICHCHACQRRTGSVFGVQARFREGSVVIRGRATAYVRKGDTGQDATFHFCPVCGSTLYYRLDSVEGLIGVPVGAFANPGFPAPNISVFEECMHPWVTVPSDIEHIH comes from the coding sequence ATGACCCAGCGCGTCGCCACCTGCAGTTGCCGCCAGCTGATGCTGCGCACGACGGAAGAACCGTTGCGCGTCTCCATCTGCCATTGCCACGCCTGCCAGCGCCGCACCGGCAGCGTGTTCGGCGTGCAGGCGCGCTTTCGCGAGGGGAGCGTGGTGATCCGCGGCCGTGCGACCGCGTATGTACGCAAGGGCGATACCGGGCAGGACGCCACCTTTCATTTCTGCCCGGTATGCGGTTCGACGCTCTATTACCGGCTGGATTCCGTCGAAGGCCTGATCGGCGTACCGGTCGGCGCCTTCGCCAACCCGGGGTTTCCGGCACCGAACATCTCGGTGTTCGAGGAGTGCATGCATCCGTGGGTCACGGTGCCCTCGGACATCGAGCACATCCACTAG
- a CDS encoding endonuclease/exonuclease/phosphatase family protein, which yields MSLLFTMLAAASLPAAAQTLRVMSFNVRTPMAADGPNRWEARRDIFVRTVREQHPDLMGTQELHKEQGDYVVSKLPEYTWFGIDRFGGHADEHMGVFYRKDVLRLKDSGNFWLSDTPDKPGSITWGHPLPRMVTWALFEQIATGRTFYYYNTHLPYREEDEPARLKGAKEIVARIAALPKGVPFILTGDLNTTPSSETYALLTKTLQDARVASPKVEGPEKTFHNFTGQPDQRIDFILTRGFTPTHYATVTTQEAGRYPSDHFPVVTDLTWTASKP from the coding sequence ATGTCCCTGCTGTTCACCATGCTGGCGGCTGCCAGCCTCCCCGCCGCCGCGCAGACGCTGCGCGTGATGAGCTTCAACGTGCGCACGCCCATGGCCGCCGATGGCCCCAACCGCTGGGAAGCGCGGCGCGACATCTTCGTGCGTACCGTCCGCGAACAGCACCCCGACCTGATGGGCACGCAGGAGCTGCACAAGGAACAGGGCGACTACGTCGTGAGCAAGTTGCCCGAGTACACCTGGTTCGGTATCGACCGCTTCGGTGGGCATGCGGATGAGCACATGGGCGTGTTCTATCGAAAGGACGTGCTGCGGCTGAAGGACTCGGGCAACTTCTGGCTGTCCGATACGCCCGACAAACCCGGCAGCATCACCTGGGGCCATCCGCTTCCACGCATGGTGACCTGGGCGCTGTTCGAACAGATCGCCACGGGTCGCACGTTCTACTACTACAACACGCACCTGCCCTATCGCGAGGAAGACGAGCCGGCGCGACTGAAGGGCGCGAAGGAAATCGTCGCGCGGATCGCGGCACTGCCCAAGGGCGTGCCCTTCATCCTCACCGGCGATCTCAACACCACGCCGAGCAGCGAGACTTACGCGCTACTGACGAAGACGCTGCAGGATGCCCGCGTGGCGTCGCCCAAAGTGGAGGGGCCGGAAAAGACCTTCCACAACTTCACCGGCCAACCGGACCAGCGCATTGACTTCATCCTCACGCGCGGTTTCACGCCGACGCACTACGCCACGGTCACCACGCAGGAGGCCGGACGCTATCCGTCCGATCACTTCCCTGTCGTGACCGACCTGACCTGGACAGCAAGCAAACCCTGA